One region of Plasmodium vivax chromosome 7, whole genome shotgun sequence genomic DNA includes:
- a CDS encoding hypothetical protein, conserved (encoded by transcript PVX_098890A), with the protein MPKLSYLIRKCKGKDGDKISAHEEVEVFSILNEDSCYSSDQVDVDSHVEEGWAEAILADNQRNKHRQGSNSSETNGSSAKKFSRSPGGNSKEACKGGKDDSPNEQVTSSSGEKNLDNIMLSKRAHIFHSLKILSPKGEGKGETGGVEAGLTGRSDAAGRTTEGSHDTGGKRPPGEECPKQNNKRRNPLKNTYKNFTLYENKVKRMEKKTKKTKEKKKEKTKEKKKEKYDILFAKWRLASYIDPLQQHPHVSELYNDILGSINHLNRLNVREAYHHLRDVYVKKYAIQGEGKKKQFFQNRFVSEILYRYKMMNKIELIFNMHVKDTWDDFWNFSVILKKVYRNFIFDYLIDLVDVNGMLCFSRYMKSPSGSSDEGSASLTVQTSEEFASDGEAVQAAEGVEDVGGAARAGKSHEKTLSEGSNGEEEYSRCEKRCSNSRGSRARRRESKRKGGAPRCIDNKYIDYGHFHLAYDDEEDNEVFYFVTKKEFNSFKRIYSRKLAEGLLNAEGQEEEDEGGTPPGEEASSDQFQTAEESEEDSEETSEVKSEAKRRAKRQSTPKENMKKSANQSMRKREDANVESTHSRIEERERSDLNTFIYFYVNLLIPSNFVYVVAAMIESTLFKSWIPFYSFPFKFGISECKTLKQRGMLDKIVYTKIAMPWIIKDRFLLMDVWICEDFKFSKGIFLYASNFPKNSENMTNLVLDTDSCMEIDMAIHAFIAPRTFDQTVVKCYVEISPNINLNEFFISFLTKVFIKSCISHFVNACRNFQSNEEYNSELRKSGLFYDRLRKAAEECKIYNT; encoded by the exons ATGCCCAAGCTATCCTACTTGATACGAAAATGCAAAGGCAAGGATGGAGATAAAATCAGCGCGCACgaggaagtggaagtgtTCAGCATCCTAAACGAAGACAGCTGTTACTCATCGGACCAGGTGGACGTAGATAGTCACGTCGAAGAGGGGTGGGCCGAGGCCATCTTGGCGGATAACCAAAGAAATAAACACCGGCAGGGGAGTAACTCCAGTGAGACCAATGGGAGTAGTGCCAAGAAATTCTCACGTAGTCCTGGCGGCAACTCAAAGGAGGCATGCAAAGGTGGAAAGGACGACTCGCCGAACGAACAGGTAACGAGCAGctcgggggagaaaaacctAGATAATATAATGCTCTCCAAAAGGGCACACATATTCCACAGCCTCAAAATATTATCGcccaagggggaggggaaaggTGAAACGGGGGGAGTAGAGGCGGGCCTGACGGGTAGAAGCGACGCGGCGGGTAGAACCACCGAGGGGAGCCATGACACAGGTGGCAAGCGCCCCCCCGGAGAGGAATGCccaaaacaaaataacaagCGCAGGAACCCCCTCAAAAACACGTACAAAAATTTCACGCTGTAcgaaaataaagtaaaacgaatggaaaaaaaaacaaaaaaaacaaaggaaaaaaaaaaagaaaaaacaaaggaaaaaaaaaaagaaaaatacgatatattatttgcaaaatggagattGGCGTCTTATATTGACCCTCTACAACAGCACCCACACGTGTCTGAGCTGTACAACGACATTTTGGGAAGCATCAACCATTTGAATCGGCTAAATGTAAGAGAGGCGTACCATCACTTGAGAGATGTCTACGTGAAAAAGTATGCCATACAGggagaggggaagaaaaaacaattctTCCAAAATCGCTTTGTTAGCGAAATATTATATAGgtacaaaatgatgaacaaAATAGAACTCATATTTAATATGCACGTTAAAGACACATGGGATGatttttggaatttttctgtcattttgaaaaaggtgtacagaaattttatttttgattatCTGATTGATCTGGTGGATGTGAATGGGATGCTGTGCTTTTCCAGGTACATGAAATCGCCCAGTGGAAGCAGTGACGAGGGTTCAGCCTCCCTCACGGTGCAGACCTCCGAGGAGTTCGCCAGCGATGGGGAAGCGGTGCAAGCGGCGGAAGGGGTGGAAGACGTGGGAGGTGCAGCGCGGGCGGGGAAGTCCCATGAGAAAACTCTATCCGAGGGGAGCAacggagaagaagaataCAGCCGTTGCGAAAAACGCTGCTCTAACAGCCGCGGTAGCCGAGCGCGGAGGCGGGAGAGCAAGAGAAAAGGCGGAGCACCCAGGTGCATAGACAACAAGTACATCGATTACGGACACTTCCACCTGGCCTATGATGACGAGGAAGATAACGAAGTGTTTTATTTCGTGACGAAAAAGGAGTTTAACTCGTTCAAGCGGATATATTCCAGGAAGCTCGCAGAGGGGCTTCTAAACGCGGAGGgacaggaggaggaagacgagggGGGGACTCCCCCTGGGGAGGAGGCCAGCTCGGACCAGTTCCAGACGGCTGAAGAGAGCGAAGAGGATAGTGAAGAGACGAGCGAGGTGAAGAGTGAAGCGAAGCGGAGAGCAAAGCGACAGTCTACACCCAAAGAGAATATGAAAAAGTCTGCGAACCAAAGCATGAGGAAACGTGAGGACGCTAACGTGGAGTCCACGCATAGCAGGATTgaagaaagagaaagaagtGACCTGAACacgttcatatatttttacgtgAATTTGCTGATACCCTCCAATTTCGTGTACGTCGTCGCCGCCATGATTGAGAGTACCCTGTTCAAGTCGTGGATTCCCTTCTACTCCTTCCCCTTCAA ATTTGGAATCAGCGAATGCAAAACGTTGAAGCAACGAGGAATGCTGGACAAAATAGTGTACACGAAAATTGCCATGCCGTGGATAATCAAGGACAG GTTCCTACTGATGGACGTATGGATATGCGAAGACTTCAAATTTTCGAAAGGCATCTTTTTGTATGCCTCCAATTTTCCGAAGAACTCTGAAAATATG aCGAACCTCGTTTTGGACACGGACAGCTGTATGGAAATTGATATGGCGATCCACGCGTTCATCGCCCCCAGGACTTTCGACCAGACCGTCGTCAAGTGCTACGTCGAAATATCACCCAACATAAATCTGAAcgagttttttatttcctttttgacaAA GGTTTTCATCAAAAGCTGCATATCCCACTTCGTCAACGCGTGTCGAAATTTCCAGTCCAACGAAGAGTACAACAGTGAGCTGCGCAAGAGCGGATTATTTTACGATCGCTTGCGGAAGGCAGCTGAGGagtgtaaaatatataacacatGA